A section of the Bacillus pumilus genome encodes:
- a CDS encoding alpha/beta hydrolase, producing the protein MRSIQSFLVEKLLVLTKKKLNVNDYLEERRRANELPYELPEKIKNKYKITKNHSFPVDTYMLKSNVQPDDHQVLFIHGGGYIEQPLTWHWRFLDRLTKQLNSTVYVPVYPKAPNYQYMDAIESVLPVYQALLEKGTPENIVIMGDSAGGGLSLAFAQYLAKKGLPQPGNIILLSPWLDVTLSNPDIAAEPMLNLALLIEAGKRYAGDMDETHHLVSPIYGEIKALGRISVFIGTHEFFLPDARKFKEIADKQGFPINYIEYPKMNHVFPVFPIPEAKKALNQIVTIIESNTFPLKECNE; encoded by the coding sequence ATGCGAAGCATTCAAAGTTTTTTAGTAGAAAAGCTGCTTGTTTTGACGAAAAAGAAACTCAATGTAAATGATTATCTAGAAGAAAGAAGAAGGGCAAATGAATTACCTTATGAATTGCCTGAAAAAATTAAGAATAAGTACAAAATCACTAAAAATCACTCGTTTCCAGTCGATACGTATATGTTGAAATCAAATGTCCAGCCGGATGACCATCAGGTGTTGTTTATACACGGTGGGGGCTATATTGAACAGCCTTTGACTTGGCATTGGCGTTTTTTAGATCGATTAACGAAGCAATTAAATAGTACGGTGTATGTGCCGGTTTATCCAAAAGCACCGAACTATCAGTATATGGATGCGATCGAGAGTGTCCTTCCTGTGTACCAAGCTCTTTTAGAGAAAGGAACACCTGAAAATATCGTCATCATGGGTGATTCTGCTGGTGGAGGTTTATCGTTAGCTTTTGCTCAATACTTGGCAAAAAAGGGCTTGCCGCAGCCAGGGAATATCATTCTTTTATCACCATGGCTAGATGTTACATTAAGCAACCCAGATATCGCTGCTGAACCAATGCTCAATCTAGCCTTATTAATTGAAGCAGGAAAAAGATATGCTGGTGACATGGATGAAACACACCACTTAGTCAGTCCAATCTACGGGGAGATCAAAGCACTGGGACGAATTTCTGTTTTTATAGGCACTCACGAATTCTTCCTTCCAGATGCCCGTAAATTCAAAGAGATAGCAGATAAGCAGGGGTTTCCAATAAACTATATAGAATATCCTAAAATGAATCATGTGTTTCCTGTTTTCCCTATACCAGAAGCAAAAAAAGCGTTAAACCAAATTGTCACGATTATTGAAAGTAATACCTTCCCTTTGAAAGAATGCAATGAATAA
- the psiE gene encoding phosphate-starvation-inducible protein PsiE: protein MKRFNNFQKVPDLLQGLLNICLFFLAIALSVLLISETWYIVQFVYKNVVNKGESYYEMLGELLIFFMYFEFIALIIKYFKSNFHFPLRYFIYIGITAVIRLIIIDHKEAVSTFWWALTILAMTVALFIASKRHAVQEHEEVK, encoded by the coding sequence ATGAAACGATTCAACAACTTCCAAAAGGTACCCGATCTCTTGCAAGGTCTTCTGAATATTTGTCTATTCTTTCTGGCCATTGCTTTAAGTGTCCTCTTAATTAGTGAGACTTGGTATATTGTCCAATTCGTCTACAAGAATGTGGTCAACAAAGGAGAAAGCTATTATGAAATGCTTGGTGAGCTGCTGATCTTCTTTATGTACTTTGAGTTTATTGCCTTAATTATTAAGTACTTTAAATCAAACTTTCATTTTCCACTTCGCTATTTTATTTATATTGGCATCACAGCCGTCATCCGTTTGATTATCATCGATCATAAAGAGGCTGTATCGACCTTCTGGTGGGCGCTGACCATTTTAGCCATGACCGTTGCCCTCTTTATCGCTAGTAAACGACATGCGGTTCAGGAGCATGAAGAAGTGAAGTGA
- a CDS encoding HAMP domain-containing sensor histidine kinase has protein sequence MAHRKYTLAKKLAWLILAAAIVSGLVFMTLQKITNELIDGYLSSDEYYEEESAKYIQKFSRYVSENKLSSTDRQAFGEWVKKENYINLTIFKDEVLQYDSIYSAADESAYGKEKVTQYAEHHSFPVQFSDGEGRVMVDGFYSSRYHDLAFTLELLGATLIFLLIVLLGIRKSLRYLQTIHQDIHILEGGELDYEMTVKGHDELAMIAKSIEDLRKAFLDKLQAIDELQEESRSLVTEMSHDMRTPLTSLMMNLEFAKKEEAGADTRKDQYIASAYEKALQLKNLSDNLFAYFLLDKEHEPELETVAVKEVIYDLLSDQVAILQQETFKVHLLGELPDSYINVNVEELGRVFDNLMSNILKYADPKKDINLTFLSDQEIFEIHISNAINETNDTQESTRLGERSIIRMMSRMHGQFERMEKNGVYYIVLRFWHIKI, from the coding sequence TTGGCACATCGTAAATATACGCTAGCTAAGAAGCTGGCATGGCTGATTTTGGCGGCTGCCATTGTGAGCGGTCTTGTTTTTATGACGCTGCAAAAGATCACCAATGAGCTCATTGACGGATACTTGAGTTCGGACGAGTATTACGAGGAGGAGTCAGCTAAATATATTCAAAAATTCAGTCGTTATGTGTCTGAGAATAAGCTGTCTTCAACAGATCGACAAGCGTTTGGTGAGTGGGTGAAAAAAGAGAATTACATTAATTTGACCATCTTCAAGGATGAGGTGCTACAATATGACTCCATCTATTCGGCTGCGGATGAATCGGCGTATGGAAAAGAAAAGGTGACCCAGTACGCCGAGCATCATTCGTTTCCGGTTCAGTTTAGCGACGGTGAAGGTCGGGTCATGGTGGATGGTTTCTATTCGTCTCGTTACCACGATCTTGCGTTTACACTCGAGCTGCTCGGAGCAACGCTTATTTTTCTCCTCATTGTTCTTCTCGGTATTCGCAAAAGTTTACGCTACTTGCAAACGATTCATCAAGACATTCATATTCTTGAAGGCGGCGAGCTGGACTATGAGATGACAGTGAAAGGGCATGACGAATTAGCGATGATTGCCAAAAGTATTGAGGACCTTCGTAAAGCTTTTTTGGACAAGCTTCAAGCGATCGATGAGCTGCAAGAAGAGAGCCGCAGCTTGGTTACTGAAATGTCACACGATATGAGAACACCGCTGACGTCGCTAATGATGAATTTGGAGTTTGCGAAAAAAGAGGAGGCTGGAGCGGATACCCGTAAAGATCAATATATAGCAAGTGCTTATGAAAAAGCACTGCAATTGAAAAATCTATCTGATAACCTGTTCGCCTATTTTCTACTTGATAAAGAACATGAACCTGAGCTTGAGACAGTTGCAGTCAAAGAGGTTATTTACGATCTCTTATCAGATCAGGTGGCGATTTTGCAGCAAGAGACATTTAAGGTTCATCTTTTAGGAGAGCTGCCAGACAGCTATATCAACGTGAATGTCGAGGAGCTTGGCCGAGTGTTTGATAATCTGATGTCGAACATACTGAAATACGCTGACCCGAAAAAGGACATCAATCTCACATTTTTATCCGATCAAGAAATCTTTGAGATCCATATCAGCAATGCGATAAACGAGACAAATGACACGCAGGAAAGCACTAGACTTGGTGAACGAAGCATAATACGAATGATGTCCCGTATGCACGGGCAGTTTGAAAGGATGGAAAAGAACGGCGTTTACTACATTGTGCTGCGTTTCTGGCACATTAAAATATAG
- a CDS encoding response regulator transcription factor — MTHRILVVEDDQDIGDLLQESLTRAGYEVLRAMNGEQALKFVDDSLDLVILDVMMPGLSGIETCQQMRASSNVPILFLTAKSSTFDKTEGLLAGGDDYMTKPFSQEELHARVIAQLRRYTVYQEKKEQEETFLVGGKLRVSEEFNEVWKENQQIKLSDLEYRMLKLLMSRRNKIFSAQNIYESVWGQPYFYCSNNTVMVHIRKLRAKIEDDPARPFYIKTEWGRGYRFGTS, encoded by the coding sequence ATGACGCATCGAATATTAGTCGTAGAAGATGATCAGGATATTGGAGACCTTTTGCAAGAATCCCTTACACGTGCTGGATATGAGGTGCTGAGAGCGATGAATGGCGAGCAAGCATTGAAGTTTGTGGACGATTCGCTCGATTTGGTGATTTTGGATGTGATGATGCCGGGGCTCTCAGGCATCGAAACGTGCCAGCAGATGAGAGCCTCTTCAAATGTCCCAATTCTATTTCTAACAGCCAAATCAAGTACATTCGATAAAACCGAAGGCTTACTTGCCGGCGGGGATGATTATATGACAAAACCTTTTTCACAAGAAGAGCTTCATGCTAGAGTCATTGCACAATTACGCAGGTACACCGTCTATCAGGAAAAAAAGGAACAGGAAGAAACTTTTCTTGTTGGGGGTAAGCTAAGGGTGAGCGAAGAATTTAATGAAGTGTGGAAAGAAAATCAACAAATCAAGCTGTCTGATTTAGAATATCGTATGTTGAAACTGCTGATGAGCAGGCGAAACAAAATCTTTTCAGCCCAAAATATTTATGAGAGCGTGTGGGGACAGCCTTATTTCTATTGTTCCAACAATACGGTGATGGTGCATATTCGAAAGTTGCGTGCCAAAATTGAGGATGATCCTGCACGTCCTTTCTATATCAAAACCGAATGGGGAAGAGGATACCGATTTGGCACATCGTAA
- a CDS encoding DUF418 domain-containing protein: protein MNENKVAHAMSLKDRVHFLDIVRGFALMGIILVNYFLIVDSAKGFDLGANDVFHNLVNWFASGKFITLFSFLFGVGFMIFMDRAAQKVDSPNKLFARRLTILLGFGLLHLTFVWIGDILAYYAVAGFLLLFFYKRTAKTIGYWLIALFVIQLLTPFFTMLLNTVSSGSSGKPDFADFELISHNSLTYLASIGDRWTDMITMASSSFSTVYSMFFMFLLGVYFVKMAFFKNMEAKKTIWNRIWLICTIAFLITQSSTIIVAINPFENTLWVSIATALEQNGGLTGSMFYMSTLAMLFLHVPQLRGALMVFTKVGRMSLTCYLLHSIIGTLLFLKYGAGLVDHLQPAGTFFMAIGVYVFLVLFSTFWLKRFKYGPMEFIWRQLTYGKVTDQSKTNTFHAAK from the coding sequence ATGAATGAAAACAAAGTAGCACACGCGATGAGTTTGAAAGATCGGGTTCATTTCTTAGACATCGTACGGGGATTTGCTTTAATGGGTATTATTTTGGTGAATTACTTTTTGATTGTGGATTCGGCGAAAGGGTTTGATCTGGGAGCAAATGATGTCTTTCACAACTTGGTGAATTGGTTCGCCTCAGGGAAATTCATTACGCTGTTCTCCTTCCTATTCGGTGTTGGTTTTATGATTTTTATGGACCGAGCCGCTCAGAAGGTGGACAGTCCGAACAAGCTGTTTGCCCGCAGATTAACCATTCTCTTAGGATTTGGTCTTCTGCATTTAACTTTTGTTTGGATTGGTGATATTTTAGCGTATTATGCAGTCGCTGGCTTTTTATTGCTTTTCTTTTACAAACGCACAGCCAAAACCATCGGATACTGGTTGATCGCACTCTTTGTGATTCAATTGCTCACGCCCTTTTTCACGATGCTGCTCAATACCGTCAGTTCAGGATCATCAGGCAAGCCGGACTTTGCTGATTTTGAATTAATCAGCCACAACAGTCTGACTTATTTAGCATCGATTGGTGATCGGTGGACAGATATGATAACGATGGCTTCAAGTTCTTTTTCTACTGTCTATTCTATGTTTTTCATGTTTTTACTTGGTGTGTATTTTGTGAAAATGGCGTTTTTCAAAAACATGGAGGCGAAAAAAACGATTTGGAATCGGATTTGGCTCATCTGTACAATCGCTTTTCTCATCACTCAAAGCAGTACGATCATTGTAGCAATCAATCCTTTTGAAAATACACTCTGGGTGAGCATTGCCACTGCTCTGGAACAAAACGGGGGACTAACTGGCAGTATGTTTTATATGAGTACACTTGCGATGCTGTTTCTGCACGTTCCTCAGCTGCGAGGTGCTTTGATGGTCTTTACAAAAGTAGGACGGATGTCCCTGACCTGTTATTTGCTTCACTCGATCATTGGAACTCTGCTATTTCTAAAGTATGGAGCGGGGCTTGTCGATCATCTTCAGCCGGCTGGTACGTTCTTCATGGCTATTGGCGTGTATGTCTTTCTTGTGCTTTTCAGTACGTTTTGGTTAAAACGGTTTAAGTATGGACCGATGGAATTTATTTGGCGTCAGCTGACGTATGGGAAGGTCACTGACCAATCGAAAACAAATACATTTCATGCGGCGAAGTAA
- a CDS encoding helix-turn-helix transcriptional regulator — MKKSERLNQELIFLSDKHSFQLKDLQSEFGISKRTALRDIEELESMGLAFYVEPGRHGGYRLVNQSPLVPIYFNTDEVQAIFFALKALDLLSATPFKKSYSQIRQKLFATMSDERKQMITETLEVIHYYNVAPVSEQNHLELILQAMMEDQIVKMTYTQYENKRMRLQFLELFYRNGIWFTEAYDVQNKKWGIYRCDFMKDLIIEEEGSDTYTKEELKAMQVEYEKTYHDISFKCRLTEQGKEKFLKNHYPNMRLEIVDDTPYIMGGYNQEELSYMTHYLITFGKHVKIEYPDELKESYLTQLQEMIDQY; from the coding sequence ATGAAAAAATCAGAACGATTAAACCAAGAACTTATTTTTTTAAGCGATAAACACTCTTTTCAGTTAAAGGACTTACAATCCGAATTTGGCATTTCTAAAAGGACGGCTTTAAGAGATATAGAAGAGCTAGAGTCCATGGGTTTAGCTTTTTATGTTGAACCTGGCAGACATGGAGGATATCGACTGGTGAATCAATCTCCATTAGTGCCTATTTATTTCAATACCGATGAAGTTCAAGCTATTTTTTTCGCACTTAAAGCGCTAGACTTGCTGTCAGCCACTCCATTTAAAAAGTCCTACTCGCAAATTCGGCAAAAACTGTTTGCCACAATGTCTGATGAGAGAAAACAAATGATTACAGAGACTTTGGAAGTGATTCATTACTATAATGTCGCACCAGTGAGTGAGCAAAATCATTTGGAATTGATTTTACAGGCGATGATGGAAGATCAAATCGTGAAGATGACGTACACTCAATATGAAAATAAAAGGATGAGGCTGCAATTTCTTGAGTTGTTTTATCGAAATGGGATTTGGTTCACCGAAGCATATGATGTTCAAAATAAAAAGTGGGGCATCTATAGATGTGATTTTATGAAGGACTTGATCATTGAAGAAGAAGGCAGTGACACCTATACGAAGGAAGAATTAAAAGCAATGCAGGTGGAGTACGAAAAAACTTATCATGATATCTCATTTAAATGTCGATTAACGGAACAAGGGAAAGAAAAATTTTTGAAAAATCATTATCCAAATATGAGATTGGAGATCGTTGATGATACTCCTTATATTATGGGTGGGTACAACCAAGAAGAATTATCGTATATGACTCATTATTTGATCACATTTGGGAAACATGTGAAAATAGAATACCCAGATGAATTAAAAGAGAGTTATTTGACTCAATTGCAAGAAATGATTGATCAGTATTGA
- a CDS encoding FMN-dependent NADH-azoreductase, which yields MQTLIINAHPDFTHRESYSNKLQTLFLEQFKEKFPHEEPTILHLHETEIPRIEKDQLLRIWDKQASEQTLTATEEKIAAASSALLAQFKAHHRIVIISPVHNFNVTSHMKDYIDNILIARETFKYTENGSVGLMTDDYRVLLLQASGSIFTNNDRYTPLEFSHYYLKEIFQNLMGFQQFHIVRAQGTAILEEETILTTAADDLSKAFDEFYSHGEI from the coding sequence ATGCAAACATTAATCATTAACGCGCACCCTGATTTCACTCATCGAGAAAGTTATTCAAATAAACTGCAAACACTATTTTTAGAACAGTTTAAAGAGAAATTCCCTCATGAAGAACCAACCATTTTACATTTACATGAAACTGAAATTCCTCGTATCGAAAAAGACCAGCTGCTACGTATTTGGGATAAGCAAGCATCTGAACAAACATTAACAGCTACCGAAGAAAAAATCGCTGCTGCTTCCTCTGCTTTATTGGCTCAATTCAAAGCACATCATCGAATTGTGATTATTTCACCTGTTCATAATTTTAATGTGACGTCACATATGAAAGATTATATAGATAATATCTTAATTGCTAGAGAAACATTCAAATATACAGAAAATGGTTCAGTTGGTCTGATGACTGACGATTATCGTGTACTTTTGCTTCAAGCAAGCGGCTCAATTTTCACAAATAACGATCGCTACACACCTCTGGAATTCTCACATTACTACCTAAAAGAAATATTCCAAAACTTGATGGGCTTTCAACAATTTCATATTGTCCGAGCACAAGGAACAGCGATTTTAGAAGAAGAAACGATCTTGACAACTGCAGCTGACGATTTGTCTAAAGCTTTTGATGAGTTTTACTCGCATGGCGAGATATGA